DNA from Vibrio alfacsensis:
CGTTAATGCACGAAATTTCGGATGAGGTGGTTAAGCTTGTCGCGAAGTACGGTGGCTTAATGTGGGGTGAGCACGGAAAAGGATTTCGTTCAGAATACGGCCCAGAGTTCTTTGGCGAAGCGTTGTTTACCGAGTTAAGGCGCGTAAAAGCGGCTTTCGATCCACATAACAAAATGAATCCAGGTAAGATTTGTACACCACTCAATAGCGATGCGGAGCTGGTAAAGATAACCGACACCAAGCGCGGTTATTATGACCGACAGATAGACGTTCAAGTCCGTGATAGCTTTAAACAAGCGATGGAATGTAACGGTAACGGTTTGTGTTTCAACTACGATACCAGTTCGCCAATGTGCCCTTCGATGAAAGTAACGGCAGACCGTCGTCACTCGCCAAAAGGGCGTGCGGGTTTAGTACGCGAATGGCTACGCCAGCTCACGGAGCAAGGCATCGATATCCTCGACTTAGAGCAACAAACGCTGGAAAACAAAACCTCTGTTAAAACAATGATTGATCGTGTTCGTCATTCGATCAATCGTCGCCATGAATACGATTTCTCACATGAAGTTTATGAGGCGATGAATGGCTGTTTAGCGTGTAAGGCGTGTGCAAGTCAGTGCCCGATTAAAGTCGATGTGCCGAGCTTTCGTTCTCGTTTCCTTAATATTTACCACTCACGCTATCAACGCCCAGCGAAAGATTACTTGGTATCAAACATTGAGTCGATGTTGCCATTGATGGCGAAAGCACCAAGTGTAGTGAATGGGGTATTAAAGCAATCTTGGGTACAGAGCTTAACGGCCTCGGCAGTGGGTTACGTGGATGCTCCTTTATTGTCTGTACCGACGCTAAAGCAGCGCGTAGACAGTTTAACGACAGCTTATGACTTGCAAGCACTAAGTGGCTTATCAAGCGAAGACAAACAAAACCATGTGTTGATTGTTCAAGACCCATTTACCAGTTACTACGATGCTGATGTTGTGGAAGACTTTATTAAGCTCGTTAAAAAGCTGGGTATGAATCCTGTTCTTCTGCCGTTTAAACCTAATGGTAAAGCACAACATATTAAAGGGTTCCTACGCCAGTTTAAGAATACGGCGCAAGATACGGCAAAATTTTTAGAAATGGTGGCGGATTTAGATATCCCTATGGTTGGGGTTGATCCTGCATTGGTGCTTTGTTATCGCGATGAGTATGAGGAAATCCTAGGAAGTAAACGCGGAAAGTTTGACGTATTGACCGCGCATGAGTGGTTATACCCAAGATTGAGCGAGTTCACCGCTATTGAGTCTGGTGAAGCAACGCCCTGGTATTTATTTGCGCACTGTACGGAAAAAACAAAGCTGCCGAACGCTGAAAAAGAGTGGGGCGCAATCTTTGCTCATTTCGGTGCAACGCTGAATACGGTTCCGGTTGGATGTTGCGGTATGGCGGGGACCTTCGGGCATGAAGTGGATAAACTGTCTATGTCTCGTGATATCTATGATCTCAGTTGGAAGCCAAACTTGGATAAACTCGATGCTGAACGCTGCTTGATTACAGGTTATTCATGCCGAAGCCAAGTGAAGCGCTTTGAGAATGTAAAACCAAAGCACCCAGTCCAAGCATTGCTAACCTTGCTATAATACGTCTTGAAAGCCCAGTCTAACTGGGCTTTTTGTCACTAACAGCTTGTCATACGACGATGAATGCGTTGATTTCATAAGGACATGAAAATTGAAGAAACTTGAGCTAAAAGTCCCACCTGTTGCTTTGTTCTTGCTGGTGGTATTACTGATGTACGGCTTAAAAGAGATGATGCCGGGGCTAAAAATTACCGTACCATTTGTGGGTTTTGTATCTATCGGGTTAGCATCGATTGCCATTTGTGTTGGTGTCGCGGGTGTTATGGAGTTTCGCAAAGCAAAAACGACGGTAAACCCTGTTAAACCAGAGTCTGCGTCGACAGTGGTTGATTCGGGCATTTTTTCTTATACACGTAATCCAATGTACGTTGCATTACTACTCGTCATCATTGCTTTAGGCTTATGGTGGCAACACTTGAGTGTGATTTTGTGTAGCGTATTGTTTGTCGCCTACATGAACCGGTTTCAAATTAAGCCTGAAGAACGCGCACTAGAAAGGTTGTTTGGAGAGGATTACGTCGATTACAAGAATCAGGTACGTCGATGGATTTAACGAGGCTTATAAGAATAAAAGCAATAAAATAGCCCAGCAGAGATGCTGGGCTATTTTTATTTTTGCAGCGTTAAGCCGCTTTAGCGAACTTTGCTAGGAATGCATCCTTACGTTCATGAAAACGCTGTACAAGGTCGTCAACTGCGTCTTGGTCATAAGGTTTAAGGCCACTTGCGACCATTCGTTTGATGCCTTTACCCACAATTTCGCCGTCTTGTTTAAAGGCAAAGTTGAGTGTTACGATACCACGTTTGCCTTCAACATCGAAAGTCGCACCCGTAAAATCCACTTCTGGATGAGTGAGGTCTAGACGGCAGAACTCTACTTCCATGCTTTCGTAGATAACAAGAGGGCGCTGGCAGTTGATCATCATTTGTTTCTCTTCCATCAGAGGAACCATGATGTGAGGGAAGTTCATCCCTGAGAATTGAACGTAGTTTGTCACTACATGTTCAATAAATGCTGGGTCATGGTTAGTTTCACGCTTCACGAGACATGCGTAAGTATTCTTTGCCTGCTTCGTCGATGACTGCACTTTCTTTCTCACATTTATTTTCAATGTGAAGTGCAACACCATCGTTCACCATTCCAGAGAAGTTAAAACGCATCTTTTGGCTGATTCCCTCTTTGCTCAGTAGAACCGCAAAAAGTAGGTCGCCTGGTACACAAAAGCGTTTATTGTCTTCGTCATGAATAGGGTTGTAATCACCAGCAACGCGCTTAGCAAAGTGACTTGCCTGCTCGCGAGTGAACTGAAATTGGTGATTAGTGTTTGAAAAATAAGGTGTTAGAAACATAATTTTTACGTAGTAACCGAAACTGTCAGAGATTATATGCGAATATCTGTGTAGCAATGGTCCATCCAGTGAAACCTTCACTGTATCTTAACAATGAAACGATAATGCAAAGGAATAAAGTGTCCAAAAGGACGCTCTTACCTCGTATTGTTCAATATATTAATAAATCAACAAGTTATACCCATCACAGTAAGTAAGTTATCAGAGTCCGTGCAGAAAAAACATGGGGGCTCCTTTTTAATTGGGTAGTTCGATACGTAAGAGACAGTAAAGGCTCCAGCGAGGAGCCTTTATATTTCACCAAACCTTTTGTATTTCGTGGATCCTTTTGTCTTAGAGGCTTGGACGACTTAGTGCACGCTAGGCAATAAGCTTTCTGGCATCAGCGCATTGTGCAGTGCTAATTTGAGTAACACGTTAGCTTGTTCAATATCTGGGGCAAAGAATCGGTCTTTATCGTAGAAAGAGACCTTTTCACGTAGCATTTGCTTCGCGATTTCAATGCGCTCTGATGACTTATTCGGCGCTCGGAAATCGAGACCTTGAGCTGCGGATAGGTACTCAACCGCTAAAATACCACGCGTGTTTTCTCCCATCTCTTTCAAACGACGACCTGCGAACGTAGCCATTGATACATGGTCTTCTTGGTTCGCGGATGTTGGCAAGCTATCCACAGATGCAGGATGTGCTAGCGTTTTATTTTCGCTCGCCAATGCTGCAGCGGTAACTTGAGCAATCATAAATCCAGAGTTCACGCCGCCATTGTCGACAAGGAAAGGAGGAAGCTTAGATAGAGCACTATCAATAAGTAGCGCCATGCGGCGTTCTGATAAGCTACCAATTTCGGCAATCGCAAGGGCGAGATTATCCGCTGCCATTGCGACGGGCTCTGCATGGAAGTTACCACCTGAGATAATGTCGTTATCTTCTGCGAACACAAGTGGGTTGTCTGAGACGGAGTTTGCCTCTACTTGTAATATGTCTGCAGCATTACGGATTTGCTGCAAACATGCGCCCATCACTTGAGGCTGACAACGCAGTGAGTATGGGTCTTGTACTTTTTCACAATCGGTGTGAGATTCACCAATTTCACTGGTTGATTCAAGCAGATGACGGTATGCATGAGCGGCGTCCATTTGGCTTCGGTGACCACGTACGCGGTGGATACGTGGATCGAATGGTCGACGGCTACCCAGTGCCGCTTCTACCGACATTGCGCCACACACCGTCGCCGATGAGAAAAGGTCTTCTGCGATGAACAAGCCCTCAAGCGCAAAAGCCGTTGAAGCTTGCGTACCGTTAAGTAGTGCAAGCCCTTCTTTTGGGGCAAGTGTGATTGGCTCAAGACCTGCGATTTGCAGTGCTTCTAAACCGGAGATGATTTTCCCATTGTGGCGAGCTTCCCCTTCACCTAACAGTACAGTGCTCATGTGAGCAAGGGGAGCTAAGTCACCAGACGCGCCAACGGAACCTTTTTTGGGTACGCATGGGTAAACTTGTGCATTGACCAAATCAATTAACATATTGATGACTTTTAAACGCAAGCCAGAGAAGCCACGGGCGAGGCTGTTAATTTTTAGCACCATCATCAAACGAACAGTTTCGTCTGACATTAATTTGCCAATACCAGCAGCATGAGAGAGAACGATGCTGCGTTGCAACGTTTCCAGATCTTCTGGTGCAATGCGCGTATTGGCTAACAAACCAAAACCGGTGTTAATGCCGTACACGGTGCGATCTTCAGCAATCACGCGGTCGACGACTTGTGTGCTTTCATCAATTGCTGGAATGGCTTCTGGATCGAGCGTAAGGTTGACAGGTGATCGGCTCACCTGACGCAGTTCGTTTAAGCTAATATGGCCTGGCTTTAGCGTTAAATTGAGCATGTCTTTCATCCTTACTTCAGCTTTTTCAGTTCTTCGTTGAGCATTGGTAAATCCAACTTTTGTTCGGCAGCGCATTGTTTTGCGATGTCATAGCCTGCATCTGCGTGGCGCATTACGCCCGTTGCAGGGTCATTGTGGAGCACGCGAGCGATACGTTCGGACGCATCTTCGCTACCGTCACAGCAAATCACCATGCCAGAGTGTTGAGAGAAACCCATGCCAACGCCACCACCATGATGCAGTGACACCCAAGTTGCACCACCTGCGGTGTTTAAGAGGGCGTTGAGTAGTGGCCAATCTGAAACTGCATCGGATCCATCCATCATCCCCTCGGTTTCTCGGTTTGGACTGGCAACCGATCCAGAATCAAGATGATCACGACCAATGACCACAGGCGCTTTTAATTCACCATTTTTGACCATCTCATTGAATGCTTGGCCGAGACGTTCGCGATCTTTCAAGCCAACCCAACAAATACGTGCTGGTAGGCCTTGGAACTGAATGCGTTCACGTGCCATGTCTAACCAGTTATGCAGATGCGGATTGTCAGGAATGAGCTCTTTCACTTTTTGATCGGTTTTGTAGATGTCTTCTGGATCGCCAGATAGGGCAGCCCATCGGAATGGCCCAATACCTTCGCAGAATAGAGGTCGAATGTAAGCAGGTACGAATCCTGGGAAATCAAACGCGTTTTCAACGCCTTCTTCCAATGCCATTTGGCGAATGTTGTTGCCGTAATCGAGTGTCGCTGCGCCACGGCTTTGTAGGTCAAGCATCGCTTGCACTTGCACTGCCATGGACTTTTTGGCCGCTTTTACGACGGCAGATTCGTCTTGCAAACGCATTTCTACGGCCTGAGACATGCTCCAACCTTGAGGTAAATAGCCATTAAGTGGATCGTGTGCAGAGGTTTGATCGGTGACGACGTCTGGGGTGATGTTACGATCAACCAATTCTGAGAAAATATCAGCCGCATTACCTAGCAGACCAACAGAGATTGGGGTTTCGGACTCGTTGATGATCGCCAGCGCTTCATCCAACGATGTGGCTTTTTTGTCGACATAACCAGTACGTAGGCGGTAATCGATGCGTGATTCGTCACACTCGACCGCAATCATTGAAAAACCTGCCATGGTGCCAGCCAATGTTTGCGCACCACCCATACCGCCCAAGCCGCCAGTGAGAATCCAGCGACCTTTTGCATCGCCATCGAAGTGTTTTTTCGCTACCGATACAAAGGTCTCGTAAGTACCTTGAACGATGCCTTGTGATCCAATGTAAATCCAGCTACCTGCGGTCATTTGACCATACATCATCAAACCTTGTTTATCGAGCTCATTGAAGTGCTCCCAGTTTGCCCAATGTGGTACTAGGTTTGAGTTCGCGATGAGAACACGAGGTGCATTTTTGTGGGTAGGAAAAACACCCACCGGCTTGCCAGATTGCACTAAAAGAGTTTGGTCGTCGTCGAGCCTCTCTAATACTTCAACAATTTTATCGAAGCATTCCCAATTGCGGGCCGCACGACCAATACCACCATAAACCACTAAAGAGTGTGGGTGCTCAGCAACATCTGGGTCAAGGTTGTTCATTAACATGCGAAGAGGGGCTTCAGTAAGCCAAGATTTGGCGCGCAGTTCATTACCGCGTGGAGCACGAATTGTTCTGCTTGTATCAAGTCGTGGATCTTGTCCCTGGCGCTGTGTCATTTTAAGACTCCTTTAGTTTCACGTGTAAACCAAGTTCATGCTTGGTCTTTGTTGTTTTTAGGACTTATGCTCTTTTTCAGCCATCGCATTGGCAATATCCCAGCATAAGCGGGCGGCCAATCGAGCCGTCTGGCTGTCGACGTCATAAGTCGGGTTGTACTCAGCAATGTCTGCCAGCATTAGCTTGTTTTTGTAATGTAGGATTCGGTCGAGGAACGGTGAAATGATGTCGTAGCTGACACCTCGTGCCGCAGGCGCACTGACTCCCGGAGCGGTAGCTGCAGGAAAGACATCCAAATCGATCGTCAAATAGAGGTAATCGCAGTCATCAATAAAATGCTGTAATTGGGTTAAGTGGTAGCTGTGGTTCATGTAGCACAGTTGCTTGTCTTCTACATACCAAACATTCAGTTCATCCGCTTTTTGAAAAAGTGCCTTGGTATTGCTGCTGCGACTCACACCAATACAGGCATAATGGAACTTCCAATCATTACGTTGGCAAAAATGATGGATTTGATTGAACGGGGTTCCTGAGCTTGGCTTTACATCAGTAAGCGAGCTTTCAAAAGCGCGTAAATCAAAGTGAGCATCAAAATTAATAATGCCAATCTTAGGTTGTTTTTCAGGGTGATGGGTTTTGAAAAATTCAGCTAATCCAGAAAAGGATGCCCAAGCGATTTCGTGCCCGCCACCAAGCACAACGACAGGGCTATGGGGAGAGCTTGGGCGATAGTTTGCGCACATTGGGCCTGACTGCTTTCTAGCAAGTCATCTTCGCAAATAACGGTGCCAAGATCATAGAGTGGCGTCTTTTGGTGCCATGCTAAATTTGCTAACGCTCGACGGAGTAGATCTGGGGACTTCTTCGAGCCGATACGGCCTTTGTTTCTTGCTACTCCTGCATCGGTGGCAAAGCCAAGAATCGAAACGCCCTTATTAAGTTTCCCTAACTCTTCGACTGAGGTGTTTTTTATTACGTGATGGACACGTTTTCCTAGTTCGCCATCTTCGGCATCGTGGCGGCCTTGCCAATGAAAAGACGCATTATTTAGGTCGGATTGGGCCATCTTATCGTCCTCCGTGAGAAACATACTCACCATTTACTATACGACCTACCAAACGTTTTGCCCCGACTTGGTAGCTAAGATCCGCAGGGTGTTCGATATCCCAGATAGAAAAGTCCGCATCAAAGCCAACCTCAATAACACCGCGTGACTTACCATAACCTAATGCTTTCGCCGCATTTTCAGTGACGCCGCGTAACGCTTCTTGTGGGGTTAAACGGAAAAGCGTACATGCCATATTCATCATTAGCGTTAAATCGGCAAATGGTGAGGTTCCTGGGTTGATGTCAGTGGCAATTGCCATTGGAATGTTGTGTTTTCTTAGCGATTCTATCGGTGGTAATTGGGTTTCTCGGAGGTAGTAAAATGCACCTGGAAGCAGTGTGGCAACCGTTGATGAGTTCTTTAGTGCAAGCACACCTGTTTCATCAAGGTATTCAATGTGATCGGCAGATAAGCCTTGATACTGCGCGGTTAATGCTGTTCCGCCTAAATTAGAGAGTTGTTCAGTATGTCCTTTTATACTCAAACCATGTTGTTTAGCGGACTGAAATACCCGCTCAGTTTGCACGAGGTTGAATCCGATGGATTCGCAAAATACGTCAACGCTGGTGGCCAAATTTTCTTGTGCCACGAGAGGGATGATATCGTCACAAATGTGTGTGATGTAATCATCCGCCCGATCTTTGTACTCTGGTGGAATTGCGTGAGCGGCAAGTAGCGTTGTGGTGATTTTTACTTTGCGTTCTTTTTCTAGCGCTTTAGCGGCACGCAGCATTTTGATTTCATCATGAAGTGTCAGTCCGTAGCCTGATTTCACTTCAACTGACGTTACTCCGCTGGCGAGCAGGCCATCAAGACGAGGGAGAGCGAGTTCAATAAGTTCCTCTTGCGTCGCTTTACGGGTGGCATGAACGGTAGAGAGAATACCACCGCCTTGCTGAGCAATCTCTTCGTATGGCACCCCATTGAGTCGCATTTCGAACTCGTTTGAACGGTTTCCGGCATAAACAAGATGCGTGTGACAATCAATGAGACCCGGCATCAATAGCTTGCTGTTGAGGTCTATCGTTTGGTCGTATTGGTTTGGGCTGAGAACAGATTCGCTTTGCACAGCATCTTTACCTCTTTCAGTCGTGCTAACGGCGATGATTTTGCCCGATTGAATGCCAACGCGAGCAGGCGGAGAGGGTAAGTAACCCATTTCTCCCTCTTGCATCGTGACCAGTCGAGCATTTTCAATCAGCAAATTCATTTCTGTTCATCCCAAAACGTAATTGATTAAATGTATATACAAATAAATAGGAGAAAAAGCGTCACTGACAAGAGTTATGTTGCTGAAATGTGATCAAAGTGAAGAAGTTACACCTAGTTTACAATAGAATCTTAGAGCTTAATTTGTATTTGTTGCCAGGATGGTAAAGTAACGCCGTACTCACCAGTTTATCTTGGCTCCAAGTACGACGGTTGAGCAGCAAACATGGTTCGTTAGCCTGCATTTTTAGATCTTGTTTAACACGTCCATCAGGAATGATGGCCTCTACCGTATGTTCAATGGCACTGAGTGGGCAATTGTTAGAAAGGTATTGATTGGGTGTCATACTGGTAAAGTCTTGAGTCAAATAACTTGGAGCATATTGACTGTTTACCCAACGTAGCTCCAATTGGATGGGAACATTATCTTCGTAATGGATGATTTCACTGTAAAAGATTGTTTTTCCTAGCATGACGCCAAGCGTGATCGCAATGCTTTCATCCGCTTTAAGTGCAATTTGTTTAAGTACTTCACTGTGGTGTGTATGACCACGATTGCTAATTTCATCCGCAATATTACGAATATCGAGCAGAGGAGATTCTGATTTTTCTGCGGGATCGCAAACAAACGTGCCAAGGCGAGGACGGCGTTGAAGTTTCCCCTCATTCACCAAATCTCGGATCGCCTTATTGACGGTCATTCGACTGACGCCAAACTGCTCAGTTAACTCAAATTCCGTTGCGATGCGGTGTCCAACCATCCACTCACCAGAATTCATCTTATCTAGGATAAATTGCTTAATTTGTATGTAGAGTGGTGCAGACATAATGATTTCCTTTTAATTGACTATACAAATGGTGCGTGTTCTATGTACAAATTGCAAATGACACGTACTATTTTGTGAGTTGTTATAAGGAATTCGTCCGCATTCTTATCGTCTATTACTTGCAGGAGCGGCGTCTGTTGTGTAAACAGGTATCCATCTAATTAAAATAAAGAAGACAGTCACAAAAGGAATAACATGTTTAAAAACTTAAAGCATCGCTTGGCATTGGCTCAGCAAAGTCGATACAATTTTAGATGAAATGAGCATTTTCAAGGTTCGACCTTGCGAGGGCACGTTCAAATTAAAGGTGGTGATGTCGAGCAGCAGATCGATGCTATTACACTTAAGCTGAATACAGAAATGAAAGTAGAAGCGGATGACAGTGTGAGCTATCAAACATTCACCATTGATCAGTTGAAAGCGGTCGACCCGTTTGTTATCCAGCCAAACGAAGAAAAGCAGGTTCCATTTGAATTAAAACTGCATGATGAAACGCCAATCACTGCAGTTAGTGCATTAAAGAATCAATGTCATGTATGGGTTGAAACCACGCTAGACATCGGCTTTGCGATTGATCCTCGTGACCGTGATTATGTCGAAGTAAAACCGTTGTCAGTCGTTTCTCGGGTCATAAGATCGATTGAGCAAGCGGGTTTTACGATGGTCAAAGCAGATGTGGAGAAAGGCTTCTTGCGTGGCAATGGCTTTTCCTCTCGTTCTGGCATTTATCAAGAACTAGAATTCCGTAACAATGGCTTTATCTCGACAAAAGAGATCGAATTGTCATTTATCCTTGATGGCGCTGTTGTGCATTGTTTGGTGGAAATTGATCGTTCGTTCAGCATGTCTGGTGACCAATATCGTTCATTTACATTACCGTTGGATGCGTCTGACAGCCAAGTCGCTTCTGCTCTAGCACCTGTTATTGGTTAAAACGATTTTTGTTTTTCGTTCGTTCGACAGCTCAGTACGAAGATTAATACGATGAATAGACGAGATTGATAAGTGAGTGCCAACGTTCAAATAAGCTGAAATTCATGGCTTAATCGTGCTTTGGTACTTTTTCTTCTGCGTTATTTTTCCTTAGTTCCTTAGTTCCTTAGTTCCTTAGTTCCTTAGTTCTCCAGTGCCCCAGTCCGTTTTCCATCTATCAATCTTCTTCGGTTACGCAAAGCGATAGCTAAGTTCCTACAATCAAGCTCTAGTCCATTTGCGGGTTGCTGGCCTGTTTAACTTCTCTTCAATATATAGGCTGAGAGACAGGATTAAGAGGCCCCATGAACTTTAGTTATACAGATGAACAAATCATGATTGAACAAAGTGCATCCGACTTCTTCAGTGAAGTATCTCCGATAGAAGCTGCGCGTGAGATC
Protein-coding regions in this window:
- the hutC gene encoding histidine utilization repressor; translation: MSAPLYIQIKQFILDKMNSGEWMVGHRIATEFELTEQFGVSRMTVNKAIRDLVNEGKLQRRPRLGTFVCDPAEKSESPLLDIRNIADEISNRGHTHHSEVLKQIALKADESIAITLGVMLGKTIFYSEIIHYEDNVPIQLELRWVNSQYAPSYLTQDFTSMTPNQYLSNNCPLSAIEHTVEAIIPDGRVKQDLKMQANEPCLLLNRRTWSQDKLVSTALLYHPGNKYKLSSKILL
- a CDS encoding methyltransferase family protein — translated: MKKLELKVPPVALFLLVVLLMYGLKEMMPGLKITVPFVGFVSIGLASIAICVGVAGVMEFRKAKTTVNPVKPESASTVVDSGIFSYTRNPMYVALLLVIIALGLWWQHLSVILCSVLFVAYMNRFQIKPEERALERLFGEDYVDYKNQVRRWI
- the hutH gene encoding histidine ammonia-lyase → MLNLTLKPGHISLNELRQVSRSPVNLTLDPEAIPAIDESTQVVDRVIAEDRTVYGINTGFGLLANTRIAPEDLETLQRSIVLSHAAGIGKLMSDETVRLMMVLKINSLARGFSGLRLKVINMLIDLVNAQVYPCVPKKGSVGASGDLAPLAHMSTVLLGEGEARHNGKIISGLEALQIAGLEPITLAPKEGLALLNGTQASTAFALEGLFIAEDLFSSATVCGAMSVEAALGSRRPFDPRIHRVRGHRSQMDAAHAYRHLLESTSEIGESHTDCEKVQDPYSLRCQPQVMGACLQQIRNAADILQVEANSVSDNPLVFAEDNDIISGGNFHAEPVAMAADNLALAIAEIGSLSERRMALLIDSALSKLPPFLVDNGGVNSGFMIAQVTAAALASENKTLAHPASVDSLPTSANQEDHVSMATFAGRRLKEMGENTRGILAVEYLSAAQGLDFRAPNKSSERIEIAKQMLREKVSFYDKDRFFAPDIEQANVLLKLALHNALMPESLLPSVH
- a CDS encoding FAD-binding and (Fe-S)-binding domain-containing protein, with the protein product MLPRLHSQTDVDPLVLRFLKELEHAGFTGDIESQYSSRLAVATDNSVYQQLPQAVVHPRTTQDVSLIGKLSNKEEYERITFSPRGGGTGTNGQSLTKGIVVDLSRHMNRVLEVNEQEGWVRVQTGVVKDQLNDAIRPYGYFFSPDLSTSNRATIGGMINTDASGQGSLKYGKTSDHVLSLQAVFADGSILESDLSHGLPNEGEFADTAIRVTESVCREKRQQINDKFPLLNRFLTGYDLKNAYDEEQDRFDITRVLCGAEGSLAFITEAKLNLTRIPKARTLVNVKYNSFDSALRNAPFMVQANALSVETVDSKVLNLAKQDIVWHTVSDLITDVPDKEMLGINMVEYAGQDEEGVASQVAYLTAKLDDMLETEEAGIIGYQVCSDVASIGRIYNMRKKAVGLLGAAKGRAKPVAFAEDTCVPPENLADFIVEFRELLDAKSLNYGMFGHVDAGVLHVRPALDLCDPHQEALMHEISDEVVKLVAKYGGLMWGEHGKGFRSEYGPEFFGEALFTELRRVKAAFDPHNKMNPGKICTPLNSDAELVKITDTKRGYYDRQIDVQVRDSFKQAMECNGNGLCFNYDTSSPMCPSMKVTADRRHSPKGRAGLVREWLRQLTEQGIDILDLEQQTLENKTSVKTMIDRVRHSINRRHEYDFSHEVYEAMNGCLACKACASQCPIKVDVPSFRSRFLNIYHSRYQRPAKDYLVSNIESMLPLMAKAPSVVNGVLKQSWVQSLTASAVGYVDAPLLSVPTLKQRVDSLTTAYDLQALSGLSSEDKQNHVLIVQDPFTSYYDADVVEDFIKLVKKLGMNPVLLPFKPNGKAQHIKGFLRQFKNTAQDTAKFLEMVADLDIPMVGVDPALVLCYRDEYEEILGSKRGKFDVLTAHEWLYPRLSEFTAIESGEATPWYLFAHCTEKTKLPNAEKEWGAIFAHFGATLNTVPVGCCGMAGTFGHEVDKLSMSRDIYDLSWKPNLDKLDAERCLITGYSCRSQVKRFENVKPKHPVQALLTLL
- the hutU gene encoding urocanate hydratase, which gives rise to MTQRQGQDPRLDTSRTIRAPRGNELRAKSWLTEAPLRMLMNNLDPDVAEHPHSLVVYGGIGRAARNWECFDKIVEVLERLDDDQTLLVQSGKPVGVFPTHKNAPRVLIANSNLVPHWANWEHFNELDKQGLMMYGQMTAGSWIYIGSQGIVQGTYETFVSVAKKHFDGDAKGRWILTGGLGGMGGAQTLAGTMAGFSMIAVECDESRIDYRLRTGYVDKKATSLDEALAIINESETPISVGLLGNAADIFSELVDRNITPDVVTDQTSAHDPLNGYLPQGWSMSQAVEMRLQDESAVVKAAKKSMAVQVQAMLDLQSRGAATLDYGNNIRQMALEEGVENAFDFPGFVPAYIRPLFCEGIGPFRWAALSGDPEDIYKTDQKVKELIPDNPHLHNWLDMARERIQFQGLPARICWVGLKDRERLGQAFNEMVKNGELKAPVVIGRDHLDSGSVASPNRETEGMMDGSDAVSDWPLLNALLNTAGGATWVSLHHGGGVGMGFSQHSGMVICCDGSEDASERIARVLHNDPATGVMRHADAGYDIAKQCAAEQKLDLPMLNEELKKLK
- the hutI gene encoding imidazolonepropionase, producing the protein MNLLIENARLVTMQEGEMGYLPSPPARVGIQSGKIIAVSTTERGKDAVQSESVLSPNQYDQTIDLNSKLLMPGLIDCHTHLVYAGNRSNEFEMRLNGVPYEEIAQQGGGILSTVHATRKATQEELIELALPRLDGLLASGVTSVEVKSGYGLTLHDEIKMLRAAKALEKERKVKITTTLLAAHAIPPEYKDRADDYITHICDDIIPLVAQENLATSVDVFCESIGFNLVQTERVFQSAKQHGLSIKGHTEQLSNLGGTALTAQYQGLSADHIEYLDETGVLALKNSSTVATLLPGAFYYLRETQLPPIESLRKHNIPMAIATDINPGTSPFADLTLMMNMACTLFRLTPQEALRGVTENAAKALGYGKSRGVIEVGFDADFSIWDIEHPADLSYQVGAKRLVGRIVNGEYVSHGGR